CCTAACCACCCAGTTGATCACCGGTGCGCGGCAGTTGCCGCAGGCGATAAAGCTCCTCGGTCATCTCCCGTGCCTTGCCCGGCGTCATTTTGGCCATGATCGCCGCCAACTTCCGTTCCTTCATGCGCTCGGCCACCAGCAACAGGGTATCCATTTCAAGTTGCTCGAAGATTTTAGAGGCATCCTTGGGCTTCATGTTTTCATAGATCTTCACAAGACTAATCAGCTTCTCGTCTTGTTGCTGATCATACTTCTTGATGAGATCCTCAATGGTGGCCTTAAGGGTTTGCAGTTGGTCCACCTTGGTGCCGATCTTGGTCTCGGCGGCCTTCATCATGGCCTCGCGCTGATCGAGCTCCATTTCGCGATTATCCAACTGGTCACGACGTTCCGCCAGTTGCTGCAACAGATCAATCTCGGCTTGAGTAAACAGAGTAGGATCGTCGGCGAGAGACGGACGACGACGTCGAATTTCCTGGGCTGCTTCGTCCGCGGCCGCGGCCTGAGCCTCGGCGGCCTGTGCATTGGCCTCGTCCTCGCTGGCGGCCATATCGGCCTCGTCTTCCGCCGGTGTCTCGGCACCGGCATCAGCGGCGGTATCGGCCTCGGCGGGTGGCTGGCCCTGTTGCTCTTGAGCCTCTGCCCCGGTCACCGCGATGGGGGCGCTGCCAAGACCATCCACGCCATCGAGGATATCTCCGACACGCACGGTCAGCATCAGAGCCGCCGCGAATATGGTAATCGGCAGCAGCCTTAAGCGGGGAAAGTTACTGGTCTCGGCCATGGTTCTCACCTATGTGTTATTTGACCGATTGCAAGGCCTTCAACAATTCCAATTCAGCCTCGGATCGGGCCGGGACTTCTTCTTCCTCTGGCAACCCGGCCGGTTCAACACCGACCATTTCTTCATCCGGATCCATTTCCGGCAAGGGATCCTGAGGCATATCCTTTCGGGTCGTCCGCACCGACGATTCCAGCTTGTCGGCCACGGAATTGGCCCGGTCGATCAGATAGTCCAGGTCTTCCTTCAAGCCCTGGGCCTTGCTGATCCGGGTATCCATCATGGCGCCCAGTTCATCGGCCGTTCCCTTCAGGCGCCGCACGCCTTCATCGGCCCGGACGGTGGCACTGGCGAATTCCGCCGCCAACCGTTCCAACTCATCCCGGTCCTGGCGCAACACGGCCAAACGCCGGTTGAGTACCACGGCATACCCGATGGTCATGACCAACAGGATCGCCACAATGATATCAAGAAACAGCGAAATGGGCACGGCTAACGTTTATCCTTTCGCATTCGACCATCGATTTTGATGGCAATGTGGTCGCCCTTGCGACCCATTTTCCCACGATACAGCGGAATCTCCCCGCAGAGAAGCGATACGGGAGAATCAGGCGTGGCGTTCAACATAATCCGCGACCCGACCTGCAAATCAAAAACTTCCGTCAGACGCATGGTCTGCGAATCGAGCACCGCTTCCAGATCCAGATCGGTCAACCAAAGCTCTTCCGCCAAGTGAGTTTCCCAGATGGAATCCCGACCGAACTTTTCACCCAGAAACATCTGCAGCAGCAGTTCGCGAACCGGTTCCAGGGTCGCATAGGGGATCAGCAGTTCCAAGCGCCCGCCGCGATCCTCCATATCGATCCGCAGCTTGGCCACGATGGCGGCGTTGGAAGGCCGCGAAATGGTGGCAAAGCGCGGGTTGGTCTCCAAACGATCAAAGCGGAAGGTCACCGGGCTCAACGGCTCGAACGCCGCCGACAAATCGCCCAGCATCACATGGATCATCCGCTCGACCAGATTGCGTTCGATGGTCGTATAAGGGCGTCCCTCGATGCGCATGGCCGCTGTCCCGCGGCGTCCGCCAAGAAGCACATCCACGATGGAATAAATCAGGGAGGAATCGACGGTGATCAGACCGTAGTTGTCCCATTCTTCCGCCTTGAACACCGACAGCATGGCCGGCAGCGGAATGGAATTCAGGTAGTCACCGAAACGCAGCGAAACGATATTATCGAGCGATACTTCCACGTTGTCCGACGTGAAGTTACGCAAGGAAGTGGACATCATGCGAACCAGGCGGTCAAAGACCACCTCCAGCATGGGCAGGCGTTCGTAGGAGACCAAAGCACTGTTGAGGATCGCCTGAATCCCGGACTTTTCGCCCATGTCATCATGGTCTTCGTCGAAGCCCAACAGGCTGTCGATTTCGTCCTGATTAAGGACGCGCGTGGATTCATGGCCGCCACCGCCGCCTTCCTCATCCTCGCCGCCGCCAATCATGGCCTCCCATTCGGCGGCCAGGCCGTCGTCATCCTCACCGCCACCGCCGCCCGCGGCAGCGTCATCCTCGCCGGAAAGCGCGGCGTCCCATTCGGCAGACAGATCGTCGTCGCCCGGACTTGTCATACTTTTTCGCCTTTCGCGCGCTGGGTCTTCATTTCCATTGTATCACCCCGGTGCTGGATGGGGACCGGTTATTGGACCAGCATCTCCTTGAATAGCACGTCCTTGACCTTGATCGGCGCCACGGCGGCGTTGACCCGGGTCATTAGTTCCTCTTCCAGACGGTACATTCCCGCCGAGCCCTGCAAATCGTCCATGCGCAGTTCGCGAAGATAGACCTGGAAGCTGTCCACCACGCGGGGGGTCAGGCTTTCCAGTTGCGTCTGCTCGGCCAGGGTCTCCACTTCAAGGCTGATGCGCATCTTAAGATAGACCGCGCGACGCCCTTGGCTATTCAGGTTAACCAGTAGTTCCGGCAGATCGAAAAACACCGCCTGATCGGCCATGGGCGCGCCGCCTTCGGCACCCTCTGCCCCTTCCTCGCCGTCAGCCGCGGGATCCTCGCCGGTCACCATGGCAACCACCGGGTCAAGCAGCCCCAGGAAATAGGCCGCCGCGCCCCCACCGATCAACAATAACAGGGGAATGGCAATAATGATGATCAGCTTCTTGCTGCCACCGCCGCCACCGCCGCCGCCTTCACCATCATCGTCTTCGGCATCTTCTTCGTCTTCAAGGTCTTCGTCAGCCATGATCTCTTATCCAAATGTGGTCTGGCATCGGCACTTAAGGCCGCCGTATGCGGAACAGTCCTCGGACCAGACTAACAGCCCGGGGGTTAACAACAGGTTTCATCCGCCACGAGCCTACAAAGACTGCCGCCGCCGGGCAACAGTTGCCCGGCAAAGGGCGGCACTTTCCCACCTAATCGCCCCATGCAATAGACATAACAAATTGATTTATAAAACATAAATAATCTGGCACGCCAAATGCAAGGATCTGT
The sequence above is drawn from the Magnetospira sp. QH-2 genome and encodes:
- a CDS encoding MotE family protein, which codes for MAETSNFPRLRLLPITIFAAALMLTVRVGDILDGVDGLGSAPIAVTGAEAQEQQGQPPAEADTAADAGAETPAEDEADMAASEDEANAQAAEAQAAAADEAAQEIRRRRPSLADDPTLFTQAEIDLLQQLAERRDQLDNREMELDQREAMMKAAETKIGTKVDQLQTLKATIEDLIKKYDQQQDEKLISLVKIYENMKPKDASKIFEQLEMDTLLLVAERMKERKLAAIMAKMTPGKAREMTEELYRLRQLPRTGDQLGG
- a CDS encoding DUF6468 domain-containing protein produces the protein MPISLFLDIIVAILLVMTIGYAVVLNRRLAVLRQDRDELERLAAEFASATVRADEGVRRLKGTADELGAMMDTRISKAQGLKEDLDYLIDRANSVADKLESSVRTTRKDMPQDPLPEMDPDEEMVGVEPAGLPEEEEVPARSEAELELLKALQSVK
- the fliM gene encoding flagellar motor switch protein FliM yields the protein MTSPGDDDLSAEWDAALSGEDDAAAGGGGGEDDDGLAAEWEAMIGGGEDEEGGGGGHESTRVLNQDEIDSLLGFDEDHDDMGEKSGIQAILNSALVSYERLPMLEVVFDRLVRMMSTSLRNFTSDNVEVSLDNIVSLRFGDYLNSIPLPAMLSVFKAEEWDNYGLITVDSSLIYSIVDVLLGGRRGTAAMRIEGRPYTTIERNLVERMIHVMLGDLSAAFEPLSPVTFRFDRLETNPRFATISRPSNAAIVAKLRIDMEDRGGRLELLIPYATLEPVRELLLQMFLGEKFGRDSIWETHLAEELWLTDLDLEAVLDSQTMRLTEVFDLQVGSRIMLNATPDSPVSLLCGEIPLYRGKMGRKGDHIAIKIDGRMRKDKR
- a CDS encoding flagellar basal body-associated FliL family protein, with the translated sequence MADEDLEDEEDAEDDDGEGGGGGGGGSKKLIIIIAIPLLLLIGGGAAAYFLGLLDPVVAMVTGEDPAADGEEGAEGAEGGAPMADQAVFFDLPELLVNLNSQGRRAVYLKMRISLEVETLAEQTQLESLTPRVVDSFQVYLRELRMDDLQGSAGMYRLEEELMTRVNAAVAPIKVKDVLFKEMLVQ